The Caldicellulosiruptor acetigenus DNA window CAGTACTTGGCGACAGTCCCAAAGCTTTTGCAATATCTTTTATGGTCACATTCTTGTTCTTCCTCATTTTCTCGTTTCTCCCTCTTATTTTTGAAATGTTTCACTAAAACCTTGAAATTAATTATACACTTTCTTTGCCTTCTGTTTCAATACTTTTGTTATTCTTTAAGCCCTGTTGTGACTATTCCCCTGACGAAATATTTCTGAAATGCTACGAAAACTATTATGGTTGGCAAAGAAAGAAGGATTGCTCCTGCCAAAACCTGGTTCCAAAATTGATAGTACTGACCGTAAAATGAGTTGAGTCCTACCGGCAGGGTATACAGCTCTTCAGACGAAGCTATAATGCTTGGCCACATGAAACTGTTCCAGTTGCCCACAAATATGAATATAGCTTGAGTGGCCAAAGCTGGCAATGATAGCGGTAAGAATATTTTAAAGAATATTCCAAACCGTGACAGCCCGTCAATCAATGCAGCTTCTTCTAAATCCTTGGGAATTGTCAAAAAATACTGGCGCATAAAAAATATATAAAAAGCACTCACAAGCCATGGAATGATTAATCCCTTGTACGAATCAATCCAGCCAAGTTTGTTTAGAATAAGGTAAATAGGAATCAAGAGTACCTGCCCAGGTATCATCATTGTGCCTATGATAATGTAAAAAACAACCTTCTTAAATGGGAAGTTTAGCCTTGCAAGAGCATATGCTGCCATGGAATTGAAAAGCAGATTGCCAGCTGTTACAGCCACTGCAACCACAAAGCTGTTAAAAAGCCACCTCATAAACGGAAACTCTGTCGTGATATATTTATAGCTACTGAAGCTCAGCTTTCCAAAATCAACAGAGAATTTTGTCACATCTTCTACAGGTTTTAAAGAAGTTATAACTGCAATAAGGTATGGTACCAAGGTTATCAGTGCTCATAAAATGCAGATTGTATATAGCACTATTTTGACTCCAATCCCATAGGTACTTTCCTTCTTCCACACCTTTTTCTCATCTCCTTTTTCGATAATCCAGAAAAATTATTACTTAATATGACATTTCCTCGCCAAAAAACTTTCGCTGAATTAATGTCAATGCAAAGATAATCCCAAACACAACAAACGCCATAGCTGAGGCAACTCCCATGTTGAACTCTTTAAAAGCTGTTCTGTATATCATCACAACCATTGTCATTGCTTTTCCCATGGGACCACCATCAGAACCGCCTATAATGTATGATAAATCAAACATCTGGAGAGTGCTAATAAAAGATACAACTGTGTTGAAAAATATCATCGGTTTTAAAAGAGGTACTGTGATTTTAAGAAGCTTTGTAAGCTCTCCTGCACCTTCAACTTCTGCAGCTTCATAAAGCTGGTCTGGAATTGTTGAAAGCCCAGACAAAAATGTAACCATATAAAACCCTACAGACCCCCAAACAGCAACACTCACAATTGCGGGCATCACAAAAGAAGGTTCATTGAACCAGTTTCGAGGAGTAATCCCAATATGCCTTAAAATCTGATTCACAAGTCCATCTGTTTTGTACAAAAACAGAAATATAATCGATACTGCTACAGGTGATGTAACCGTGGGAAGATAATATGTTGTCCTGAAAAACTCCTTGAATTTCACCTTATCATTTACTATCACAGCTAAAATGAGAGCAATAATAAGCTGAGTAGGAACAACTAAAACAGAATAATAAAGTGTGTTAAGGATAGAATCTAAAAACATCTTGTTTGTCAGCGCTTCTTTATAGTTAGCAAGGCCTACAAATTTAGGTGGAGCATCTCCTAAGAATGAAAAGTTCTGAAAACTTATTACAAAAGCCTTTACAAGCGGGTAAGCAAAAAATACACAAAAAGACAGTATATAAGGAAGCAGCATGACAAAAGCTGTCAAGTATTCTTGCGTTTTTGTTCTATTTCTCATTTTTTATTCACATCCCCCTATAACTTACAGTTATATTCTTATAAATCAAGGCAGGCTTTTTTACCTGCCT harbors:
- a CDS encoding carbohydrate ABC transporter permease; translation: MITLVPYLIAVITSLKPVEDVTKFSVDFGKLSFSSYKYITTEFPFMRWLFNSFVVAVAVTAGNLLFNSMAAYALARLNFPFKKVVFYIIIGTMMIPGQVLLIPIYLILNKLGWIDSYKGLIIPWLVSAFYIFFMRQYFLTIPKDLEEAALIDGLSRFGIFFKIFLPLSLPALATQAIFIFVGNWNSFMWPSIIASSEELYTLPVGLNSFYGQYYQFWNQVLAGAILLSLPTIIVFVAFQKYFVRGIVTTGLKE
- a CDS encoding carbohydrate ABC transporter permease, translated to MRNRTKTQEYLTAFVMLLPYILSFCVFFAYPLVKAFVISFQNFSFLGDAPPKFVGLANYKEALTNKMFLDSILNTLYYSVLVVPTQLIIALILAVIVNDKVKFKEFFRTTYYLPTVTSPVAVSIIFLFLYKTDGLVNQILRHIGITPRNWFNEPSFVMPAIVSVAVWGSVGFYMVTFLSGLSTIPDQLYEAAEVEGAGELTKLLKITVPLLKPMIFFNTVVSFISTLQMFDLSYIIGGSDGGPMGKAMTMVVMIYRTAFKEFNMGVASAMAFVVFGIIFALTLIQRKFFGEEMSY